The genomic region GAGGCTGAACAGTTAGAAACATTACTGAACAAATTGGAAAAAGAAAAAATTGTTTTCCGCGAAAGTGAACAATGAACAAAGGAGCAGAAATTTGGATCACAGATATTGTTGAAGTTGCACCTTACAAACGCCTTGAGTTGAAAGATTCCATGGAGTTTTTGGCCGGCCAAATTTATTGGGGACCCATAAGGTATCCCATTGAGCAAAGAATTAGAGGAAAAAATAACCGATTATAAAAATCTCCTGCTGGGTAAGATAAATTGATTCATGGTATTTTTAACACCATCCCCGGTTCAAGCTCCGCAGGGTCGATTATGCCGTTAGCAAGTGCTATCTCCTGCCACCTCGTCGCTGTCCCATAAACTTTGATCGCTATCGATTGGAGAGTATCCCCTGCTACCACTCTGTATTCTTTCATTGTAGGTGGCAAACTTTTGATGTGATTCACAAGTTCCTTATATCTGTCTCTCTCAGAATGTATCAACTTCAATATTTCCTCATAAAGCCCCTCATAACGCATAGGCGCATCCACGGTCATCCCCAAAACAAATCTCTCTATAACATCGCATTCCTCAATTATCACAGATGCTGTGTCTTTTACTTTATCCAGTATAGTTTGTGGAGCATGAACCCAATCCGACACCTCATTTATCAAACTGACAGCTTCTGTCATTGCAATAATTAACCTTGTCAAAGCCGCGTATATCTCTCCGAACGGATCCGCAGAATGTTCAGCAAGCAATTGTGCCCTTACACTTTTCGCCTCTGCTAT from Thermoproteota archaeon harbors:
- a CDS encoding LysM peptidoglycan-binding domain-containing protein produces the protein MVKLGDLVFEPVPESIKITGESKVVVHEIPFGDPVVQHLGNSANEFEITGIFRQNAWTYRQKIEDMRVRGESIPFQWDDFVTQVYISSTGWDTIRRGGFRYKIKLVEVKREGVDVCFVPQMATDITKAIAEAKSVRAQLLAEHSADPFGEIYAALTRLIIAMTEAVSLINEVSDWVHAPQTILDKVKDTASVIIEECDVIERFVLGMTVDAPMRYEGLYEEILKLIHSERDRYKELVNHIKSLPPTMKEYRVVAGDTLQSIAIKVYGTATRWQEIALANGIIDPAELEPGMVLKIP